The DNA region TCGGATCTTCGGTTACTCCGCGGCCGAAGCGCTCGGCCGGCGGACGAGGGACCTGATCGTTCCCGACGACCGTCAGGAAGAAGCCGAAGGGTTGTTTCACCGGCTGGCCCTGGCCGACGAGGCATTCGAGGTGGAGACGGTCCGGACCCACAAGGACGGGACGCGGGTCTCCGTCTCGGTCGTCTGCGTGCCCATCTCCACGAACGGGACTGGCGGCGCGGGCTACATCATCTACCGGGATCTCACCGAGTCACGGCGTTTGCAGGAGGAGCAGCGACGGCACCACCAGGTGCAGCTGGAGCTGGTCCAGGCGCAGCGGGTCGCCACATTGGGGCTGTTGTCGGCCTCGATCGCGCACGAACTGAACCAGCCCCTGACCGGCATCGTCACCAACTGTGGCACCGCCGTCCGGATGCTGACGCGCGACACGCCGCAGCTCGATGGCGCACTCGACGCCATGACGCGGACCATGCGCGACGCGACCCGTGCTGCCGATATCGTCGCCCGGGTGCGCGCCCTGTTCCGGGACCGGCACGAACCCGCCACGGACGGGATCGACCTGAACGACGCGGCCCTCGAGGTCGTCGCGCTCCTCAGATCCGACTGCGACAAGGCTCGCGTGAGGATGAACACCGCGCTGGCGGCGGGCCTGCCACCGGTGAGTGCCGACCGCGTCCAGATCCAGCAGGTGATCATGAACCTGTTGCGCAACGCCATCGAGGCGGTCAGCGACGTCCCGGATCTCCGGCGAGAGGTGCGGCTCGGCACCGCCCTCGACGCCGCCGGCTGGGTGCGCCTCAGCGTCACGGATGCCGGCTGTGGCCTGCAGCCAGGTGTGGACCTCCGGATGTACGAGCCGTTCTACAGCACCAAGGCCGACGGCATGGGGATCGGCCTGGCCTTGAGCCGATCGATCATCGAGAAGCACGGCGGTCACCTCCGAGCCACTCCCAACGAAGGGCCGGGGACGACGTTTGCCGTCACCATCCCGTGCCTCGGTGAACCACGCCAGCCGAGCGTCATCGCGTAGAGGCACGAGTCGCGTCTCCCCTCGGCAGCCCGACGGGACTGCGGTCGCCAATCCGCTCATCGTCAGCATCGATCTCGCTTGAGTTCAGTTCACGAATGACCGCTGAGCCGCGGCCGACCACGTGACGCCCTCGCTCGTGGCGCTGACTGGGGTGGGCAGAACACGGTCTCGGTGCGCGGAGCATGATCAGCTGTGTTCGTCTGCTGTCGGGGGCGGCCGTGGGTGCGCCGGCAACCGTCCGGGGGCGGCGCCAGGCGACTGCTCACGCCAGCGCCGGTGCGTCCGGCGATCGCCGCGAGTCAGCGCCAGGTGCCGCCTGCCTCGCCTAGGTGAACGCGATGTCGCTCAGGTCGATCGAGACGACGAGCAGCGCCTGGTCCGGACGATTGTCGGCAAGCGGCGGATACACCAGTCGCCGGGTGGGAACGACGATCCCGGCGATCGTCTCGTGACGGGAGACGTAGTGCGCGGCGGTGGTGCCGCCCATGACGTCCACCGCGTAGTCCTGCCGTTGCAGCAGCCCCTCTCGATCGAAGTAGAAGGTCTGCTCCCGGCTGTGCGTGGCGATCGTCTCGGGAAACGTCACACGCAGCCGCCGCCATTCCGTCCGTGCATCTTCCTGCCACGGGGCGACCTCGTCCGAGGTGACTCCGGGCCACGCGAGGACGAACGGCGTGGTCAGGTACGTCCACATCGCATAGCCGGCGAAGTAGGCCAGGTGTAGGTCGTCCCAGGGCGTCTCGAGCGTGTGCCCCGCGAACGCGGCGCGCGGGTCGCGTCGTTCCTCGATCACGGTGCCATCGATGCGCTCGATGGCCACGCGGTCGGGCGTGAAGGCCGTGCGCAGGTCGGGCTGGCGGAACGGAGCGTGCGAGGCCCACGGGCGACGGAGGTCGGCCGTCACGTGCACGTCATCGAGCACGCCCGGCACGCCCTTGAGGTGCCACAGCGCTCCGCCATTGACGAGGCGTGCGGTGACGCGCGAGAACTGTCGCCAGGTGTCGAGTCCGCCGTGGGCGGCGATGGCCAGTCGTGCCAGGTCGTTCATCATGTTCTCCCTCGAGTCGGTCAGCAGCCCTGGTACACGAGCCCGACGAACATGGGCGATGGCACGAGGAAGCCGCCCCATGTGGCGTCGTAGCGGGCGAGCGGCCTGGCGGCGACCACCTCTTCGAGCGAGCGTCCCTGCTTCTTGAGCGCCCCGACGGCATCGCGGGCGTGCAGGAGCATGTCCCGGAACTCCCGCAGGTCGCCCCGGCTGCCAACCGGTCCGTGCCCCGGCACCACGCGCGTCCGCTCGTCGGCTGCCGCAAGGTTGGTCTCGGCTGCGGTAATGGCACCGTCGATGCTGCCGCCCGTCGAGTAGTCGATGAATGGGTAGTGACCGTTCCACCACGTATCACCCGTCACCAGGACGTTGCTGTCGATCAGGTGAACGGAGAGATCGGAGTCGGTGTGACCGGGCGGGTAGTGGCGCAGTAGCACGGCGACGCCGTTGGCATCGAGCTTGTGCAGGTCGCCGACCACGAGGCCCGGGCGCGCGGCCTCCGGTGCCGGCGGGAAGGTGTGGCGCCAGCCCTGGACATGCGTGCTGGTGGACATGTGCTGGTGTGTCCGGGCATGCCCCACGATGACCGCACCGGAGTCGTGCAGCCAGGCGTTGCCGTCGGTATGGTCGAAGTGCCAGTGCGTGTTGACGACGTGCGTGATCGGCGCCGTGCTATGGCGCTGCACCGCGGCGAGGATGCGGGCGCGCGACACCGGGAAGCCGGCATCCACGAGGATCGTCGCGTCTCGTCCCGCAACCACCGTGATGTTGCCGCCCGAGCCCTCGAGCATCACCACTCGCTCGGAGACCGGGTGCGTGACGATGTCCGCGTCGATGGCCGACCTCCGTGCCAGGCCGACGACGCCCTCGTCCTCGGCCTCGAGCTGCCGCGGTCGCAGCGCGAGCGCGCCGACCGCCCCCAGGGTCACCAGGAACCGCCGCCGCGACCCACCAACCGACGCCAGGAATGGTTCGAATCGATTCGTCTTCGTCATCTGGAGTCCCTCACGACGCGCGGTGCGCGTCACACGCTGAATCAGCACACCAGGGTGGTCACTCCACGACGAGTCGCCTCGTCACCAGCACCTTCGGCCTGAGACCTGCCGCTGCGTGTGCAGTTGAAGACAGCTTAGGGACCTGTGAGGCGGGCCACATCACCCGAAGGAGGGAGAGTGGACCTGTGAATGTCCACAGGGACGCGGCGGATGCGGGCGTCTCGGCGGCGCGATACGCCAGGCGACCTGGCGGTAATGTGCCTACGCCGCTCGGAGCTCTGCGAGTGGTAGGTCACCGCTACCGGATCGAGGGATGTGCAATCGGCGACGGCGACACAACATCGGGTTCGTCAATTCCCGACATCCCGCAAGGAGAGAGCCGTGACGTCACTGCACCGCAACATACTGATGCCAGCCGGCTGCCTGGTGCTGGCAGCCCTCGCCGCATTCATCGCCCAGTCCATGGAGCCGCCGGCGCGAGCGCAGGTGCGGGAGGCGAGGCCTGCCGCGCCGATCGCCGGCCTGTCGAGGCAGCCCACCGCTGCCGCCCGCGCCGCGCTCCTTGATCCGGACGACACCGTGGTCCTGCTGCTCGACCACCAGACCGGCCTGTTCCAGACCGTCAAGGACGTGCCCGTGCGGGACCTGCGCGCCAACACCGTCGCCCTGGCCAGGATCGCCGAGCTGGGCCGGATGCCGATCATCTACACGGCGTCGGAGCCGGGCGGCACCAACGGCCCGATCATGGAGGAACTGACGGCCGTGGCGCCGAGTGCCCGCTATGTCGCGCGCAAGGGCGAAGTGAGCGCCTGGGACAACGCCGACTTCGTCAAGGCGGTCGAGGCGACCGGGCGCAAGACGCTGGTCATGGCTGGCGTGTGGACCAGCGTGTGCGTCGCCTTTCCTGCCCTGCAGGCCAAGGCTGACGGCTACAAGGTCTACGCCGTGATGGACGCCTCGGGCGATGTCAGCGACATGGCCGTCGACGCCACGCTGGCCCGGATGACGCAGGCCGGGATCGTCCCCCTCACGACCAACACGATGCTCAGCGAGACGCACCGCACCTGGAATCGTCCGGATGCCGCACAGTGGGGCGCGCTCTACGCGGAACTCGTGCCCAACTACCGCGCCGTCGCCGAGAGCTACAGGCGGGCGCAGGAGTCCGCGAGGGACTCGAGCAAGTAGGCGGCGCTGCGTGACCCATGCACAGGGGGTTCGCGTCACCGGTGCTGTGGCCGGCCTGCTGGTGCTGGCCACCGGTGCGGCCGCCCAGGTGCCCATCGCCGCCGGCGAGACGGCTCCAGGGCCGTCGGTCAGGCTGGGTGGCCAGATGCGGCAGCAGTTCGAGCGATTCGCCAACGAGGAGTGGGGCGCCGAGCCCCCAGATCACGACGGTTACTGGCTGCAGCGCTACATGTGGCGCCTCGACGCGCGCATCTGGCGCCGGGTGCGACTGTACGGCGAGCTGAAGAGCGGGATCGAGATCGGGCGTGCGGGAGGCCCGCGCCCCCCGGACGAAGATCAGCTCGACCTTCATCAGGCGTTCGTGGAGGTCTCGCGTGGTTCGGTCGCGTGGCGCATCGGTCGCCAGGAGCTGGCCTTCGGTTCGCAGCGCCTCGTCAGCGCACGTGAAGGACCCAACGTGCGGCAGACGTTCGACGCGGCCAGCATCATCGTGACGCGACACGGATGGCGCCTCGACGCGTTCGGTGGCCGCTATGTCGGCACCGCGCCGGGCGTGTTCGACGACGCATCCGACACAGGACGGTCGTTGTGGGGGCTCTACGCGGTCAGATACGACGACCGGAGGCAGCGAGGCGTGGACCTGTACTACCTCGGGTACCGGCGGGCCGCCGCGACTTTCGATCAAGGGAGCGGCCGCGAACTGCGGCACTCGGTGGGCGCCCGCGCGTGGGGCAGTCGGGGGGCGCTCGACTACAACGTGGAGGGGGTGGTCCAGGCGGGGAGATTCGCGCGTGCCGACATCCGGGCCTGGACCCTGGCGTCGGATGTCGGGTACCGCCTCGACACGTCGCCCGGATGGGTGAGGGTCGGGATGCGAACCGACGTGACCAGCGGCGATCGCGATCGCGACGACGACCGCCTCGGGACATTCAACCCGCTGTTTCCGAAGGGCGCGTACTTCGGGCTGATCGCCTCCGCCGGTCCGTCCAATCACAGTGACCTGCATCCACAGGTGTCGATCACGCTCCGCCGCACCGTCATCGTCACGGCGAGCTGGCTGATGTTCTGGCGACGGCAGGTCGACGACGGGATCTATGACCTGGCGGGCAACGTGTTGCGCTCCGGTGAAGGCACCCGTTCGCGGTTCGTCGGGCATTCGCCGGGCATCGAAGCGGAATGGCAGGTCACCAGGCGGCTGTCACTGACCGGTGACGCATCGCTGTTCACCGCCGGCCCGTTCATCCGCGAGTCCGGCCCGGGTCGCACCACCCGCTTCGTCGCGGCGTGGGCCACGTACCGATTCTGATTGGAGGCAGGCATGAAGAGGCTGACCCGAGCATCGTTGGCGGCGGTGCTGCTGTCCACGACCGCCGTTGTCAGGGCACAGGACGTGCCCAGCCTGATCATCCACAACGCACGGATTGCGACCCAGGCCCCCGTCGCGGTCGGGCCGTCCGCGGTGGCCGTGAAGGGCGAAAAGATCATCGCCATCGGGTCGGATGCGGCGATGCTGGCCCTGCGTGCGCCGTCCACCACGGTCATCGATGCGCAGCGTCGACGCCTGATCCCGGGTCTCAACGACTCGCACCTGCACCCGACGCGAGCCGCCCGCTACTACGCGGCCGAGTTGCGGTGGGACGGTGTGCCGACGCTCGCGCAGGCGCTCGACATGGTGCGTCGTGCCGCAGAACGCACGCCAGAGGGGCAGTGGGTCCGCGTCATCGGGGGATGGTCGCCCTACCAGTTTGCCGAGAAGCGCATGCCAACGCCCGAGGACCTGACACGCGCAGCGCCCGACACGCCGGTCTTCGTGCTCCATCTGTACAGTGGGGGCATCTACAACAGGAAGGGCATCGAGGTGGCGCGACTGCGCGACACGTCCGCGCCCGAGGGCGGCACGATCGAGAAGGGGGCCGATGGGCAGCCGACCGGCCGCATCCTCGCGACGCCCCGCCCGACGATTCTCTATCAGGCCGTGGCCCGCCTCGGAGAACTGTCCCCCGAAGCGCAGGCATCGTCGGCGCGCCACTTCTATCGCGAGATCAACCGGTTCGGTGTGACGTCGGCCATCGACGCCGGTGGCGGCGGGCATGCCTATCCGGCGCAGTATGCGGCGACCGTCGACCTCGCGCGCACGACCGGGCTGCCGCTGCGCATCTCGCACTACCTGTTCGCCCAGACTCCGGGGCAGGAACTGGCAGACATCCAGCGCTGGGTGGGCAGCGAGCGACTCGGCGCCAACCTCGACGTCCACCACGAGAATGGTCTGGTGCTCGAAGGGGCCGGTGAAACGCTGGTCTGGTCGGCAGGAGACTTCGAGAACTTTCGCGCCGCCCGCCCCGACCTCGACGCGAACCCGGCCTGGCGCGAGGAGTTGACCGCCGCCGTCCGCACGCTGGTGCGGCATCGCTGGCCGCTTCGCCTCCATGCGACGTATGACGAGACCATCGACCGGATCCTGTCGGTGCTCGAGACGGTCCACCGCGAGGAGAAGGCCGAAGGCCGGCCGGGGCTGACGGACCTGCGTTGGGCGCTCGACCACGTCGAGACGATCCGACCAGCCAACATCGCGCGGATCAAGGCGCTCGGCGGCGGCGTGATGGTCCAGGGACGGATGGCGTTTGCCGGAGAGGATTTCATCGCCCGCTATGGTGCGGCGGCGGCCGCGCACGCCCCGCCCGTCAGGCAGTTGCTGGCGGCAGGGATCCCGGTTGGCCTGGGCACTGATGGGACGCGCGTCGCCAGTTACAACCCGTGGCTGGTGCTGTACTGGCTGGTGTCGGGCAGGAGTGTCGGCGGCACACCGCTGCTGTCCAAGGCCAATCGGCTCGATCGTGCCAGAGCCCTCGAGCTGTTCACGGTTGGCAGCGCCTGGTTCAGTGGCGAAGGGCACCTCAAGGGGCGCATCGCGCCCGGCCAGTACGCCGACATGGCCCTGCTCAGCCGCGACTACTTCGCCGTGCCCGAAGACGAGATTCCGCACATCGAGTCCGTGCTGACCATCACTGGCGGGATTGCCGTGCATGCCGCGGGCGCGTACACGCATCTGGTCCCGGATCTGGAGCCCATCCTTCCGGCCTGGTCGCCAGTGCGGCTGTTCGGCGGGTACAACAGGTCGCTGGATGTGAGACCGGCCTCGCGGGCCACCACCTCGCCCGCCAGTCGGTGAGGCGCCGGCGGATTCCTCTTGCCCCGACCAGCGGGCAGGGCTACCGTGCCGCGGCGCTCTTCAGCAACCGGATGGCTTCGGCCACCAACCGTTCGCCACCACCGGGCGCGATGCGCGAGTTCACCGTCTCGTAGCTGCCCTCCGCGAAGGCCTTCTCGGTCGGGATATACGCGGGGTTGTCGTTGCTCAACTCGATGACCAGCGTGTGCGTGAACGGCGAGGCGCGCTTGATGGCCAGACCGAGGTCGACGAACACCTCGCCGGGGAGCAGCACGATGGCCAGGTCCGACGCCAGGCGGAAGACCTGCACCTCGGCCTGCAGGTTCGGCTCGCGGCTCGCGAGGTCCAGCGTGGAGACGATGTCCACCTGCGTCAGGAACGGCAACGCGTCCGTCCCCACCTTGGTCATGTCGGCGCGCGCCGCGGCGACCTTGGCGTCCGACACCGGACGCAGGGGCAGCGTGACCACGGCGGACGCCGCGCCGAGCGACGGCGTCGTGATCGGCGTACGCGGGCGCGCCGACAGCACGTCCGCGGCCAGTTGGAGTCCGATCG from Luteitalea sp. TBR-22 includes:
- a CDS encoding isochorismatase family protein gives rise to the protein MPAGCLVLAALAAFIAQSMEPPARAQVREARPAAPIAGLSRQPTAAARAALLDPDDTVVLLLDHQTGLFQTVKDVPVRDLRANTVALARIAELGRMPIIYTASEPGGTNGPIMEELTAVAPSARYVARKGEVSAWDNADFVKAVEATGRKTLVMAGVWTSVCVAFPALQAKADGYKVYAVMDASGDVSDMAVDATLARMTQAGIVPLTTNTMLSETHRTWNRPDAAQWGALYAELVPNYRAVAESYRRAQESARDSSK
- a CDS encoding alginate export family protein; this encodes MTHAQGVRVTGAVAGLLVLATGAAAQVPIAAGETAPGPSVRLGGQMRQQFERFANEEWGAEPPDHDGYWLQRYMWRLDARIWRRVRLYGELKSGIEIGRAGGPRPPDEDQLDLHQAFVEVSRGSVAWRIGRQELAFGSQRLVSAREGPNVRQTFDAASIIVTRHGWRLDAFGGRYVGTAPGVFDDASDTGRSLWGLYAVRYDDRRQRGVDLYYLGYRRAAATFDQGSGRELRHSVGARAWGSRGALDYNVEGVVQAGRFARADIRAWTLASDVGYRLDTSPGWVRVGMRTDVTSGDRDRDDDRLGTFNPLFPKGAYFGLIASAGPSNHSDLHPQVSITLRRTVIVTASWLMFWRRQVDDGIYDLAGNVLRSGEGTRSRFVGHSPGIEAEWQVTRRLSLTGDASLFTAGPFIRESGPGRTTRFVAAWATYRF
- a CDS encoding PAS domain S-box protein, which produces MDLTPEVLDKWQRLLDVVAKLVGVPSAVITMIEAPLCTCYRTVVSSASPGNPFPIDQLFALDIGTYCEEVIKTRAPLLVENALEDVAWLSAPELGVGMVSYLGFPVIWPDGRVFGTVCVLDSKANAYGDVHQDLLRHCREVLEDDLRMLARFGEEIDEQKNRLDELFARVPAAIAMVDGDSRIVRVNPSFTRIFGYSAAEALGRRTRDLIVPDDRQEEAEGLFHRLALADEAFEVETVRTHKDGTRVSVSVVCVPISTNGTGGAGYIIYRDLTESRRLQEEQRRHHQVQLELVQAQRVATLGLLSASIAHELNQPLTGIVTNCGTAVRMLTRDTPQLDGALDAMTRTMRDATRAADIVARVRALFRDRHEPATDGIDLNDAALEVVALLRSDCDKARVRMNTALAAGLPPVSADRVQIQQVIMNLLRNAIEAVSDVPDLRREVRLGTALDAAGWVRLSVTDAGCGLQPGVDLRMYEPFYSTKADGMGIGLALSRSIIEKHGGHLRATPNEGPGTTFAVTIPCLGEPRQPSVIA
- a CDS encoding MBL fold metallo-hydrolase, with the translated sequence MTKTNRFEPFLASVGGSRRRFLVTLGAVGALALRPRQLEAEDEGVVGLARRSAIDADIVTHPVSERVVMLEGSGGNITVVAGRDATILVDAGFPVSRARILAAVQRHSTAPITHVVNTHWHFDHTDGNAWLHDSGAVIVGHARTHQHMSTSTHVQGWRHTFPPAPEAARPGLVVGDLHKLDANGVAVLLRHYPPGHTDSDLSVHLIDSNVLVTGDTWWNGHYPFIDYSTGGSIDGAITAAETNLAAADERTRVVPGHGPVGSRGDLREFRDMLLHARDAVGALKKQGRSLEEVVAARPLARYDATWGGFLVPSPMFVGLVYQGC
- a CDS encoding amidohydrolase, whose protein sequence is MKRLTRASLAAVLLSTTAVVRAQDVPSLIIHNARIATQAPVAVGPSAVAVKGEKIIAIGSDAAMLALRAPSTTVIDAQRRRLIPGLNDSHLHPTRAARYYAAELRWDGVPTLAQALDMVRRAAERTPEGQWVRVIGGWSPYQFAEKRMPTPEDLTRAAPDTPVFVLHLYSGGIYNRKGIEVARLRDTSAPEGGTIEKGADGQPTGRILATPRPTILYQAVARLGELSPEAQASSARHFYREINRFGVTSAIDAGGGGHAYPAQYAATVDLARTTGLPLRISHYLFAQTPGQELADIQRWVGSERLGANLDVHHENGLVLEGAGETLVWSAGDFENFRAARPDLDANPAWREELTAAVRTLVRHRWPLRLHATYDETIDRILSVLETVHREEKAEGRPGLTDLRWALDHVETIRPANIARIKALGGGVMVQGRMAFAGEDFIARYGAAAAAHAPPVRQLLAAGIPVGLGTDGTRVASYNPWLVLYWLVSGRSVGGTPLLSKANRLDRARALELFTVGSAWFSGEGHLKGRIAPGQYADMALLSRDYFAVPEDEIPHIESVLTITGGIAVHAAGAYTHLVPDLEPILPAWSPVRLFGGYNRSLDVRPASRATTSPASR